TAACGAGTTAGGTGCTGACATCGTGATACACTCACTTACTAAATTCATCAATGGTGCAAGTGATACATTAGGAGGGGTTATATGCTCTAACAAAGAGTTTGTGGGTGAACTTATAGACGTTAATGAAGGCGCTGCAATGCTATTCGGACCAACGATGGATGCTATAAGAGCAAATGGGATTCTTAAAAATTTGCGCACTCTACCTATACGAATAAAACAACACAGTAAAAATGCTCATTTTCTAGCCATTAAGTTAAAAGAAATAGGCTTAAAAGTTCATTACCCTGGCCTTGAAAGCCATCCTCAACATGAACTCATGAAGAGCAGTATGAATACTGAATTTGGATTTGGAGGAATGTTAGTTCTAGACGTTGGTTCTATGGAGAATGCCTATAAGGTAATGGAAGAGATGCAAAATGAAAATATTGGCTATTTGGCAGTAAGTTTAGGCTTCTACAAAACACTATTCTCTGCGCCTGGCGCTAGTACATCTTCAGAAATACCTGAAGAAGAACAAGAGGAAATGGGAATTTCAGAGGGTATGATCCGTATGTCAATTGGTTTAGACAATGATATAGAAAGAACATTTCATAGAATAAAAGAATGCTTAATCAAAACAAGCATTCTTAAAGAAGACTAAGAGCAATTGTTGTTTCATGCTTTAGGATTATTATATTTACAGAAATAATTTCCCCTTATGAAACAATCTTTTTTTAGTGCTTTTCTTCCCATTCTATTTTTAATTGCCTTATTATCTTTTAACGTTTACTTATACGGAGACGATAGTTTGGGAGGAGCGAACCAATTAGCACTATTGCTGTCTGCCGCATTTGCAGCCCTAATGGGAATCAAAAATGGCAGCAGTTGGAAAAGTATTTTAGATGGAATTAGTAAAAGTATTGCTTCAACAACTCCTGCTATAATCATACTTCTATTAATAGGTTCTTTGGCTGGAACTTGGCTCATAAGTGGTATTGTTCCTACTATGATTTACTATGGGTTACAAATCTTGAATCCTAAAATATTTCTTGTAGCAGCATGTATTATATGTGCTATTGTTTCCCTTGCATCAGGAAGTTCATGGTCTACCATTGCAACTGTTGGTATAGCTCTTTTAGGAATAGGAGAAGCTCTACAAATTTCTGAAGGATTAGTTGTAGGTGCAATTATATCAGGAGCATATTTTGGTGACAAATTATCCCCTCTATCAGATACAACAAATTTAGCCCCTGCTATGGCTGGCACAGATTTATTTACTCATATCAGATACATGATGTACACTACGGTTCCTAGCTTTTTGATATCACTAATTTTATTTTTAGTTATTGGTTTAACTTTTGATAGTACCCAAAACACAACCGACATCAAAAGTTTATTATCTGCAATTGATAACAGTTTTAATGTTAGTCCTTGGTTATTTCTAGTACCCATAATAGTACTAGCCCTGATTATAAAAAAAGTACCCGCCCTACCCTCTTTACTAGCAGGTACATTACTAGGAGGTTTA
The window above is part of the Flavobacteriales bacterium genome. Proteins encoded here:
- the nhaC gene encoding Na+/H+ antiporter NhaC — translated: MKQSFFSAFLPILFLIALLSFNVYLYGDDSLGGANQLALLLSAAFAALMGIKNGSSWKSILDGISKSIASTTPAIIILLLIGSLAGTWLISGIVPTMIYYGLQILNPKIFLVAACIICAIVSLASGSSWSTIATVGIALLGIGEALQISEGLVVGAIISGAYFGDKLSPLSDTTNLAPAMAGTDLFTHIRYMMYTTVPSFLISLILFLVIGLTFDSTQNTTDIKSLLSAIDNSFNVSPWLFLVPIIVLALIIKKVPALPSLLAGTLLGGLFAVIFQADLVVKLSEIDTNFLQASYVAVINAMGGETNITTSNAMMNDLLSSGGMYGMLNTIWLIICAMCFGGAMEATGALKKISQSIIQYAESTGSVIATTACTCIFFNLTASDQYLSIVVPGRMYADTYKKKGLAPENLSRTLEDSGTVTSVLIPWNTCGATQSAVLGVATLAYLPYCFFNLISPLMTIVYGYLGLKIKKIKS
- a CDS encoding aminotransferase class I/II-fold pyridoxal phosphate-dependent enzyme → MKKHKPADSIQDIQYFGEYGGVNPSIADSSTFTYMAGKTMEMVFGGEREGCYLYSRHMNPSTGYLAEAISNMENTEAAHVSASGMGSISSTIMQLCKSGDHIVSSRTIYGGSYAFMKNFLPRLNIKTSFVDTTNLESVESAICSNTKILYCETMSNPLLEISDIKKLAELAHKNNIKLVVDNTFTPLIFSPNELGADIVIHSLTKFINGASDTLGGVICSNKEFVGELIDVNEGAAMLFGPTMDAIRANGILKNLRTLPIRIKQHSKNAHFLAIKLKEIGLKVHYPGLESHPQHELMKSSMNTEFGFGGMLVLDVGSMENAYKVMEEMQNENIGYLAVSLGFYKTLFSAPGASTSSEIPEEEQEEMGISEGMIRMSIGLDNDIERTFHRIKECLIKTSILKED